From one Misgurnus anguillicaudatus chromosome 2, ASM2758022v2, whole genome shotgun sequence genomic stretch:
- the LOC129443229 gene encoding ras-related protein Rab-11B — protein sequence MGNRDDDYDFLFKVVLIGDSGVGKSNLLSRFTRNEFNLESKSTIGVEFATRSIQVDGKTIKAQIWDTAGQERYRAITSAYYRGAVGALLVYDIAKHLTYENVERWLKELRDHADSNIVIMLVGNKSDLRHLRAVPTDEARAFAEKNNLSFIETSALDSTNVEEAFKNILTEIYRIVSQKQIADRSAHDESPGNNVVDITVPPTTDGQKGNKLQCCQNL from the exons ATGGGCAACAGGGACGATGATTACGATTTCTTGTTCAAAG TTGTTCTGATCGGAGATTCGGGTGTGGGGAAGAGTAACCTGCTGTCACGCTTTACACGCAATGAGTTTAATCTGGAGAGTAAAAGCACCATCGGGGTCGAGTTCGCTACCAGGAGCATTCAGGTGGACGGCAAGACCATCAAAGCACAGATCTGGGACACGGCGGGTCAGGAGAGATACAGGGCCATCACATCTGC GTATTACCGTGGTGCCGTTGGTGCATTGCTGGTTTACGACATCGCCAAGCATCTGACCTATGAGAATGTAGAGCGCTGGCTGAAGGAGCTACGAGATCACGCAGACAGCAACATCGTCATTATGCTGGTGGGGAATAAAAGCGACCTGCGACACCTGAGGGCGGTGCCAACCGATGAAGCGCGAGCATTCGCAG AAAAAAATAACCTATCATTTATCGAGACGTCTGCCCTGGATTCAACCAATGTAGAAGAGGCATTCAAGAACATTCTAACAG AAATCTATCGTATTGTATCACAGAAGCAGATCGCCGATCGATCAGCTCACGACGAGTCGCCAGGAAACAATGTGGTGGACATCACCGTCCCACCGACCACAGACGGACAAAAGGGCAACAAACTGCAGTGTTGCCAAAACTTGTAA